Proteins co-encoded in one Setaria viridis chromosome 9, Setaria_viridis_v4.0, whole genome shotgun sequence genomic window:
- the LOC117835460 gene encoding uncharacterized protein, with product MPDIKLPHFAAAPPPPVVVFQDDDPLEPRPAAGGAQAAPAANGGLVLKVQCEFPALGRGASWDKFAVLVDAKAPADVARAPLDLVTVLDVSGSMNGQKLELVKRAMCFVVDQLGPADRLSVVTFSDAAWRITHLARMSAAGKAAAKLAVERLVVVGGTNIGQGLLVGTQVLLGRRHRNAVASMILLSDGQDTCLPPAIAQPNGGVAKSYASLVPPSFASAGSRPGPIHTFGFGADHDAAAMHAIAEATGGTFSFVQDQAAIQDSFARCVGGLLSVAVQETRVAVTCLHRGVRVQDVKSGSYESNVAADGRAATIDAGELYDDERRRFLVLVYVPRARATEEVTRLVKVSCTYRDAATGQTAHAAAPAAVIQRPLELEHMPPPSIEVERERVRLAAAEGIAAARAAADGGQHAGAARILDARLKEVERSAPGAAGDDPTCEAIKEELRDLSARVGDRREYQQTGRACLLAGMSSHAQQRASGVELQGSAGKAAATATTRAYLTPKMEEMVDLSRESSRKRGSSQRPGGRSEQVIKQVKQDLSENF from the coding sequence ATGCCGGACATCAAACTTCCCCActtcgcggcggcgccgccgccgcccgttgTCGTGTTCCAAGACGACGACCCATTGGAGcctcggccggccgccggcggggcgcaGGCCGCCCCGGCAGCCAACGGCGGCCTGGTCCTCAAGGTGCAGTGCGAGTTCCCGGCGCTCGGGAGGGGCGCGTCCTGGGACAAGTTTGCGGTGCTCGTGGACGCCAAGGCTCCCGCCGACGTGGCGCGCGCGCCGCTGGACCTCGTCACCGTGCTCGACGTCAGCGGCAGCATGAATGGCCAGAAGCTGGAGCTGGTGAAGCGTGCCATGTGCTTCGTCGTCGACCAGCTGGGCCCCGCCGACCGCCTCTCCGTGGTcaccttctccgacgccgcgtGGCGCATCACCCACCTCGCACGCATGTCGGCCGCCGGGAAGGCCGCGGCGAAGCTGGCCGTGGAGCGCCTCGTCGTCGTGGGAGGCACCAACATTGGCCAGGGCCTCCTCGTGGGCACCCAGGtgctcctcggccgccgccacaGGAACGCCGTCGCCAGCATGATCCTCCTCTCCGACGGGCAGGACACGTGCCTCCCGCCTGCGATCGCCCAGCCGAACGGTGGCGTCGCCAAGAGTTACGCGAGCCTCGTGCCGCCCTCGTTCGCGTCGGCCGGCTCCCGGCCCGGGCCGATCCACACGTTCGGCTTCGGCGCCGaccacgacgccgccgcgaTGCACGCCATCGCGGAGGCCACCGGCGGCACCTTCTCCTTCGTCCAGGACCAGGCGGCGATCCAGGACTCGTTCGCGCGCTGCGTCGGCGGGCTCCTCTCCGTCGCCGTGCAGGAGACGCGCGTCGCCGTCACGTGCCTGCACCGGGGCGTGCGGGTCCAGGACGTCAAGTCCGGATCCTACGAGAGCaacgtcgccgccgacggccgcgccgccaccatcgACGCCGGCGAGCTCTACGACGACGAGAGGAGGCGCTTCCTGGTGCTCGTGTACGTGCCGAGGGCCCGCGCGACGGAGGAGGTCACCCGCCTCGTCAAGGTCAGCTGCACCTACCGCGACGCCGCGACAGGGCAGacggcccacgccgccgcccccgccgcggtgATCCAGAGGCCGCTGGAGCTGGAACacatgccgccgccgtccatcgaGGTCGAGCGGGAGCGCGTCCGGCTCGCGGCGGCCGAGGgcatcgcggcggcgcgggcggccgccgacggcggccagcacgccggcgccgcgcggatCCTGGACGCCCGGCTGAAAGAGGTGGAGCGgtcggcgccgggggcggccggcgacgacccGACGTGCGAGGCGatcaaggaggagctccgcgACCTGAGCGCCCGCGTCGGCGACCGGCGGGAGTACCAGCAGACGGGGCGCGCGTGCCTGCTCGCCGGCATGAGCTCGCACGCGCAGCAGCGAGCGTCAGGGGTGGAGCTGCAGGGGTCGGCGGGGAaggctgctgctactgctactaCTAGGGCGTACCTGACTCCCAAGATGGAGGAGATGGTGGATCTGTCGCGTGAGAGCAGCAGGAAGCGTGGCAGCAGCCAGAGGCCAGGCGGCAGGTCCGAGCAGGTTATTAAACAGGTCAAGCAAGATCTCAGCGAGAATTTCTGA